The Streptomyces sp. NBC_00344 genome includes a window with the following:
- a CDS encoding acyl-CoA dehydrogenase family protein, which yields MKRRIFTAEHEAFRETVRTFLAKEVLPHYEQWEKDGIVSRAAWSAAGRQGLLGLAVPEEYGGGGNPDFRYSAVIAEEFTRAGVAGLALGLHNDIVGPYLTGLATDEQKRRWLPGFCSGEIITAIAMTEPGAGSDLQGIRTTAEDKGDHWILNGSKTFISNGILADLVIVVARTSPEGGAKGLSLLVVERGAEGFERGRNLDKIGQKSQDTAELFFNDVRLPKENLLGERDGAFIHLMTNLAQERMGIAVAGIAAAEHLLDITMEYVKEREAFGRPLSKLQHIRFEIAEMATECAVTRTFLDRCIVDHSAGELDAVHASMAKWWATELQKRVADRCLQLHGGYGYMTEYPVAKAFTDGRIQTIYGGTTEIMKEIIGRSLLA from the coding sequence TTGAAGCGCCGGATCTTCACCGCAGAGCACGAGGCGTTCCGCGAGACCGTCCGAACCTTTCTCGCCAAGGAAGTACTGCCGCACTACGAGCAGTGGGAGAAGGACGGGATCGTCTCCCGGGCGGCCTGGTCGGCGGCCGGCCGGCAGGGGCTCCTCGGTCTTGCCGTGCCCGAGGAGTACGGAGGTGGAGGGAATCCCGACTTCCGGTACAGCGCAGTCATCGCGGAGGAGTTCACCCGTGCGGGTGTGGCCGGGCTCGCGCTCGGGCTGCACAACGACATCGTCGGCCCGTATCTGACCGGCCTTGCCACCGACGAGCAGAAGCGGCGCTGGCTCCCCGGGTTCTGCAGCGGCGAGATCATCACGGCGATAGCGATGACCGAGCCCGGAGCGGGCTCCGATCTTCAGGGAATCCGCACGACGGCCGAGGACAAGGGCGATCACTGGATCCTCAACGGTTCCAAGACGTTCATCTCCAACGGCATCCTCGCCGATCTGGTGATCGTCGTCGCCAGGACATCACCCGAAGGCGGCGCGAAGGGGCTGTCGCTGCTGGTCGTCGAGCGTGGCGCGGAGGGGTTCGAGCGCGGGCGCAATCTGGACAAGATCGGCCAGAAGTCGCAGGACACGGCAGAGCTGTTCTTCAACGACGTACGCCTCCCGAAGGAGAATCTGCTCGGTGAGCGGGACGGCGCGTTCATCCATCTGATGACCAACCTCGCTCAGGAGCGCATGGGCATCGCGGTCGCCGGGATCGCGGCGGCCGAACACCTCCTGGACATCACCATGGAGTACGTCAAGGAGCGCGAGGCCTTCGGACGTCCGTTGTCGAAGCTTCAGCACATCCGGTTCGAGATCGCCGAGATGGCGACCGAGTGTGCGGTCACCCGGACCTTCCTCGATCGCTGCATCGTCGACCACTCGGCGGGCGAACTGGATGCCGTCCATGCCTCCATGGCGAAGTGGTGGGCCACCGAACTACAGAAGCGCGTCGCCGACCGTTGTCTGCAACTTCACGGCGGCTATGGATACATGACCGAGTACCCGGTCGCGAAGGCCTTCACCGATGGACGTATCCAGACAATCTATGGCGGTACGACCGAGATCATGAAGGAGATCATCGGCCGGTCCCTGCTGGCCTGA
- a CDS encoding CaiB/BaiF CoA transferase family protein, producing the protein MTATGSGPLAGVRVVELAGIGPGPFAAMLLADLGADVVRVDRPGGAGLGIDPQHDLTNRNKRSVVIDLKAPDGAARVLRLVERADILIEGYRPGVAERLGVGPRECHARNPDLVYGRMTGWGQDGPLAQRAGHDIGYIAVTGTLGMIGKPDEPPAVPANLVGDYAGGSLYLVVGVLAALQHARADGGTGQVVDAAIVDGAAHLGTMIHGMMAAGGWQDRRGVNLLDGGCPFYGSYRTSDGAYMAVGALEERFYDEFTELLGITEQAPARHDPARWPELRAAIAARFGTGTRAHWTAVFDGSDACVAPVLSLREAAAHPHMAARGTFVEHSGMTQPAPAPRFSVTPGSVRRGPARPGADTAEVARDWGVPGIAEPQNSEPQMSELPKSGPRTSASQQSEPRITHDRRAGPHQRGNR; encoded by the coding sequence ATGACGGCGACAGGAAGCGGCCCGCTGGCCGGGGTGCGCGTGGTCGAACTGGCGGGCATCGGTCCCGGCCCGTTCGCCGCGATGCTCCTCGCCGACCTCGGCGCCGACGTCGTACGGGTCGACCGGCCCGGTGGTGCGGGACTGGGAATCGATCCGCAGCACGACCTCACCAACCGCAACAAGCGCTCCGTCGTCATCGACCTGAAGGCCCCGGACGGAGCAGCGAGGGTCCTGCGTCTTGTGGAGCGTGCCGACATCCTGATCGAGGGCTACCGGCCGGGGGTCGCGGAGCGGCTCGGGGTCGGGCCGCGGGAGTGCCACGCGCGCAATCCGGACCTGGTGTACGGGCGGATGACCGGCTGGGGGCAGGACGGCCCGTTGGCCCAGCGCGCCGGCCACGACATCGGATACATCGCGGTCACCGGCACCCTCGGCATGATCGGAAAGCCCGACGAACCGCCCGCGGTCCCGGCCAACCTGGTCGGTGACTACGCGGGCGGCTCGCTGTATCTGGTGGTCGGCGTGCTCGCCGCGCTGCAGCACGCACGCGCTGACGGAGGTACCGGGCAGGTCGTGGACGCGGCCATCGTGGACGGCGCGGCGCATCTGGGCACGATGATCCACGGAATGATGGCGGCCGGCGGCTGGCAGGACCGCCGCGGGGTGAACCTGCTCGACGGGGGCTGCCCCTTCTACGGCAGTTACCGGACGTCGGACGGTGCGTACATGGCCGTGGGCGCCCTCGAGGAGCGGTTCTACGACGAGTTCACCGAACTGCTCGGCATCACGGAACAGGCTCCGGCGCGCCACGACCCGGCGCGCTGGCCGGAGCTCCGGGCCGCCATCGCCGCACGGTTCGGGACCGGGACGCGCGCCCACTGGACTGCGGTCTTCGACGGCTCCGACGCATGTGTGGCGCCGGTTCTCTCTCTCCGCGAGGCCGCCGCCCATCCGCACATGGCCGCACGCGGGACCTTCGTCGAACACAGCGGGATGACCCAGCCGGCTCCCGCGCCCCGGTTCTCCGTGACACCGGGATCCGTGCGCCGGGGCCCGGCCAGGCCGGGCGCCGACACCGCGGAGGTGGCCCGCGACTGGGGGGTGCCCGGCATCGCCGAGCCGCAGAACTCCGAGCCGCAGATGTCCGAGCTGCCGAAGTCCGGGCCGCGGACCTCCGCGTCACAGCAGTCCGAGCCGCGGATCACTCATGACCGCAGGGCCGGACCTCATCAGAGGGGGAACCGTTGA
- a CDS encoding MmcQ/YjbR family DNA-binding protein, whose product MTGVPTAALKKWEKVRQFALALPGASEEFPWGETVVKVNKKIFVFLGVTDGSSPLGVGAKLTGAQAHAHALSSPGAAPSGYGLGAAGWVRVPLDRKGAPSAAVLCDWVEESYRVVATRRLIAELDACRASSG is encoded by the coding sequence ATGACTGGAGTGCCCACAGCAGCCCTGAAGAAGTGGGAAAAGGTGCGGCAATTCGCACTGGCGCTGCCGGGGGCGTCGGAGGAGTTCCCCTGGGGCGAGACCGTGGTCAAGGTCAACAAGAAGATCTTCGTCTTTCTCGGTGTCACCGACGGGAGCTCTCCGCTCGGCGTCGGCGCCAAGCTCACGGGGGCGCAAGCGCATGCACACGCCTTGTCGTCGCCGGGCGCCGCGCCGTCCGGGTACGGGCTCGGCGCCGCGGGGTGGGTGCGGGTGCCGCTCGACCGGAAGGGGGCGCCGTCCGCGGCGGTGCTCTGCGACTGGGTCGAGGAGAGCTACCGGGTCGTCGCCACCAGGAGGCTGATCGCCGAGCTGGACGCCTGCCGGGCATCCTCCGGCTGA
- a CDS encoding saccharopine dehydrogenase family protein has translation MARHPRRRSKLKRPYDIVLFGATGYAGTLTAEYLARNAPEDCSWALAGRDTAKLEALRERLAAIEPACSTLPLVHADSGDPDSLRALAESARVVASTVGPFIWYGEGLVAACAEAGTDYVDLTGEPEFVDAMYVRYDARARETGARLVHSCGFDSVPTDIGVLFTVQQLPEGAPLNVDGFVRTNAAFSGGTFASALTAMGRGPQTMRAARERRLYEPRLVGRRARAPMGTPHFSRETGVWALPLPTLDPQVVARSAVALPRYGPDFRYRHYAAVKTLPMALGGVAGAGAALAVAQVPPARSWLMGRVEPGQGPSAERRGNSWFITRFVGEGGGRRVFTEVSGGDPGYDETAKMLSESALSLAFDELPPTAGQVTTAMAMGDALLARLRAAGLTFRVAHVR, from the coding sequence ATGGCGCGGCACCCACGGCGGAGGAGCAAGTTGAAGAGGCCGTACGACATCGTGCTCTTCGGAGCGACGGGCTACGCGGGCACACTGACCGCGGAGTATCTCGCCAGAAACGCACCCGAGGACTGCTCCTGGGCCCTGGCCGGGCGCGACACCGCGAAGCTGGAGGCACTGCGGGAGCGGCTCGCCGCCATCGAACCGGCCTGCTCGACGCTCCCCCTCGTCCACGCCGACTCCGGTGACCCGGACTCGCTGCGTGCGCTCGCCGAGTCGGCGAGGGTCGTCGCGAGCACCGTCGGTCCATTCATCTGGTACGGCGAGGGTCTGGTGGCCGCCTGCGCGGAAGCCGGCACCGACTACGTGGATCTGACCGGCGAGCCGGAGTTCGTCGACGCCATGTACGTGCGTTACGACGCCCGGGCCCGCGAGACAGGTGCCCGGCTGGTCCACTCCTGCGGCTTCGACTCCGTGCCCACGGATATCGGGGTCCTCTTCACGGTGCAGCAGCTCCCCGAGGGAGCGCCCCTGAACGTGGACGGCTTCGTCCGTACCAACGCGGCCTTCTCCGGCGGGACCTTCGCCTCCGCGCTGACCGCGATGGGACGCGGCCCCCAGACGATGCGCGCCGCCCGGGAGCGGCGGCTGTACGAGCCCCGTCTGGTGGGCCGACGGGCACGGGCTCCGATGGGCACGCCGCACTTCAGCAGGGAGACCGGTGTCTGGGCTCTGCCCCTGCCGACGCTCGATCCCCAGGTGGTGGCCCGCTCCGCCGTCGCGCTCCCGCGGTACGGACCGGACTTCCGCTACCGCCACTACGCGGCGGTGAAGACCCTGCCGATGGCGCTCGGCGGGGTGGCCGGCGCGGGCGCGGCCCTGGCGGTGGCTCAGGTGCCGCCGGCCCGATCCTGGCTGATGGGCAGGGTGGAGCCGGGCCAGGGACCCAGTGCGGAGCGGCGCGGCAACAGCTGGTTCATCACCCGCTTCGTCGGTGAGGGCGGCGGGCGGCGGGTGTTCACCGAGGTGTCCGGGGGCGATCCGGGCTACGACGAGACCGCGAAGATGCTCTCCGAGTCCGCGCTGAGCCTGGCCTTCGACGAGCTGCCGCCGACGGCCGGACAGGTCACCACGGCCATGGCGATGGGCGATGCGCTGCTGGCCCGGCTGCGGGCCGCGGGACTGACGTTCCGGGTGGCACACGTCCGATGA
- a CDS encoding ROK family protein, which produces MKNNLTPLGPKADKDTVRRHNLSLVLRAVRDQGEATRAGVAGRVGLTRAAVSSLVEQLLESGFLAETGKTFSGQAGRPGTVLKPARTGAAGIGVEINIDYVSVCVVDLAGTDRVRLTEHLDNRGAPPADVLARAARVAARALESAREQELRPVGVQLALPGLVSGGTVRQAPNLGWNRVAAEGLFAQALSTLRPDHRALPVSSENEANLAALAELWFGGLERIRSFLYLTGEIGVGGALVLDGELLRGAHGFAGEIGHVVVDATGPECRCGSRGCLEQYAGQSALLRAAGIDENTGVSGVSELERRARDGDGRTVAAVEEAGLMLGRVLSGAVNLLDPDAVVLGGIYRGLMPWLSPAADRELTSRVVSGLWSRGSGRLRASSVAGDAARGAAALIVQEVLADPIAHTERRAG; this is translated from the coding sequence ATGAAGAACAACCTCACTCCGCTCGGGCCCAAGGCCGACAAGGACACCGTGCGGCGGCACAATCTCAGCCTGGTGCTGCGCGCCGTCCGTGACCAGGGCGAAGCGACCCGGGCCGGCGTGGCGGGACGGGTGGGGCTGACCCGCGCGGCCGTGTCCTCGCTGGTGGAGCAATTGCTGGAGAGCGGCTTCCTCGCCGAGACGGGCAAGACGTTCAGCGGCCAGGCAGGCCGCCCGGGCACGGTACTGAAACCCGCCAGGACCGGAGCCGCGGGCATCGGGGTCGAGATCAACATCGACTACGTCTCGGTGTGCGTGGTCGATCTGGCGGGCACCGACCGGGTACGGCTCACCGAGCATCTCGACAACCGCGGCGCACCGCCGGCCGATGTGCTGGCCCGTGCGGCCCGGGTGGCCGCGCGCGCTCTGGAGTCGGCCCGTGAGCAGGAACTGCGCCCTGTCGGAGTGCAGCTGGCGCTGCCAGGACTGGTCTCCGGTGGGACCGTCAGGCAGGCTCCCAACCTCGGCTGGAACCGGGTGGCTGCCGAAGGCCTCTTCGCCCAGGCGCTCTCCACTCTCCGCCCCGACCACCGAGCGCTGCCGGTGAGTTCGGAGAACGAGGCCAATCTCGCCGCGCTCGCCGAGCTGTGGTTCGGCGGCCTCGAACGGATCCGCAGCTTTCTCTATCTGACGGGCGAGATCGGTGTCGGCGGGGCGCTGGTGCTCGACGGCGAACTGCTGCGCGGGGCCCATGGATTCGCCGGTGAGATCGGGCATGTGGTGGTGGACGCGACAGGTCCGGAGTGCCGTTGCGGCTCACGCGGCTGTCTGGAGCAGTACGCGGGCCAGTCCGCGCTGCTGCGGGCCGCCGGCATCGACGAGAACACCGGGGTCTCCGGGGTCTCCGAGCTGGAGCGGCGGGCGCGGGACGGCGACGGGCGCACGGTCGCCGCCGTCGAGGAGGCCGGCCTGATGCTCGGACGGGTGCTGTCCGGGGCGGTGAATCTCCTCGACCCCGATGCCGTGGTGCTCGGCGGGATCTACCGCGGCCTGATGCCGTGGCTTTCGCCGGCCGCCGACCGGGAACTCACCAGCCGGGTGGTCTCCGGACTCTGGTCCCGGGGCAGCGGCCGGCTGCGCGCCTCGTCCGTGGCCGGCGACGCTGCCCGCGGTGCTGCGGCGCTGATCGTCCAGGAGGTACTGGCCGACCCCATTGCGCACACGGAGCGCCGGGCAGGCTGA
- the yicI gene encoding alpha-xylosidase: MKFTDGFWLMREGVRASYATEVRDLQVGADRITAYAAVKRVVDRGDTLNSPLITVECFSPAEGVIGVRTIHHAGKTHRGPEFELVGADTTAAARTRREGSATELTSGPLTVRLDTDGPWGLRFLDADGRRLTGVESRGTAFATVPDGTHHMAAQLALSAGENIYGLGERFTPFVKNGQSVDIWQADGGTSSEQAYKNIPFYVSSRGYGVFVNHPGKVSFEVGSESVGQVQFSVEDQSLEYYVVAGPTPKDILRRYTALTGRPALPPAWSFGLWLTTSFCTSYDEATVTSFVDGMEERGIPLSVFHFDCFWMREYQWSDFAWDPEVFPDPEGMLARLKERGLRISMWINPYIAQKSALFAEVAERGYLVKRPNGDIWQWDLWQPGMALVDFTNPAAREWFAGKLRVLLDQGVDCFKTDFGERIPTDVVWHDGSDPERMHNYYAQLYNRTVFDLLEKERGDGEALVFARSATAGGQQFPVHWGGDCFASFNAMAESLRGGLSLSLSGFGFWSHDIGGFEGTPDPEVFKRWLAFGLLSSHSRLHGNVSYRVPWEFGEEAVDVARQFTLLKHRLMPYLYGVAAEAHRTGVPVMRPMLLEFPEDPNTRPLDRQYMLGPDLLVAPVFTADGDVEYYVPEGTWTHLLTGEKVTGPVWRHETHGFDSLPLYVRPGTVLPWSGDDQRPDGDWLTGLTLRAFEPAGVTEVTVPDHSGAVAVRFRITREGSALRAGAEGTDRPYRVEWEGATAEGTGTVTVTAG, from the coding sequence ATGAAGTTCACAGATGGCTTCTGGCTCATGCGCGAGGGCGTGCGCGCCTCGTACGCGACCGAAGTGCGAGATCTCCAGGTCGGTGCCGACCGGATCACCGCGTACGCCGCGGTCAAGCGCGTCGTGGATCGCGGCGACACGCTCAACTCCCCCCTGATCACCGTCGAGTGCTTCTCCCCCGCCGAGGGCGTGATCGGCGTACGCACCATCCACCATGCCGGGAAGACTCACCGCGGGCCGGAATTCGAGCTGGTCGGGGCCGACACCACGGCGGCCGCCCGCACCCGCCGCGAGGGCTCGGCCACCGAGCTGACCAGCGGCCCGCTGACCGTGCGGCTCGACACCGACGGGCCCTGGGGGCTGCGGTTCCTGGACGCGGACGGCCGCCGGCTCACCGGCGTCGAGTCCCGCGGTACCGCCTTCGCGACCGTCCCGGACGGCACGCACCACATGGCCGCGCAGCTCGCGCTGAGCGCCGGCGAGAACATCTACGGCCTCGGCGAACGCTTCACCCCGTTCGTCAAGAACGGCCAGTCGGTGGACATCTGGCAGGCGGACGGCGGCACCAGCAGCGAACAGGCCTACAAGAACATCCCCTTCTACGTGTCATCACGGGGCTACGGAGTCTTCGTCAACCACCCGGGGAAGGTCTCCTTCGAGGTCGGCTCGGAGTCGGTCGGACAGGTGCAGTTCAGCGTCGAGGACCAGTCACTGGAGTACTACGTCGTCGCGGGTCCGACACCCAAGGACATTCTCCGCCGCTACACCGCGCTCACCGGCCGGCCCGCACTGCCGCCGGCCTGGTCGTTCGGGCTGTGGCTGACCACCTCCTTCTGCACTTCGTACGACGAGGCGACCGTCACCTCCTTCGTCGACGGCATGGAGGAACGCGGAATCCCGCTCTCCGTCTTCCACTTCGACTGCTTCTGGATGCGCGAATACCAGTGGTCGGACTTCGCCTGGGACCCGGAGGTGTTCCCCGACCCCGAGGGCATGCTCGCCAGGCTCAAGGAACGCGGGCTGAGGATCAGCATGTGGATCAATCCGTACATCGCGCAGAAGTCGGCGCTGTTCGCGGAGGTGGCCGAGCGGGGTTATCTGGTCAAGCGGCCCAACGGCGACATCTGGCAGTGGGATCTGTGGCAGCCGGGCATGGCGCTGGTGGACTTCACCAACCCCGCGGCCCGCGAATGGTTCGCCGGGAAGCTGCGCGTCCTGCTGGACCAGGGGGTGGACTGCTTCAAGACGGACTTCGGGGAGCGCATCCCGACCGATGTGGTCTGGCACGACGGTTCGGATCCGGAGCGGATGCACAACTACTACGCCCAGCTGTACAACCGCACGGTGTTCGACCTCCTGGAGAAGGAGCGCGGTGACGGTGAGGCGCTGGTGTTCGCGCGTTCGGCGACGGCGGGCGGTCAGCAGTTCCCCGTCCACTGGGGCGGCGACTGTTTCGCGTCCTTCAACGCGATGGCCGAGTCGCTGCGCGGCGGACTCTCGCTCTCGCTGTCCGGCTTCGGCTTCTGGAGCCACGACATCGGCGGATTCGAGGGAACACCCGACCCCGAGGTCTTCAAGCGCTGGCTGGCCTTCGGTCTGCTCTCGTCGCACAGCAGGCTGCACGGCAATGTCTCCTACCGCGTGCCGTGGGAGTTCGGGGAGGAAGCGGTCGACGTGGCACGGCAGTTCACGCTGCTCAAACACCGGCTGATGCCGTATCTGTACGGGGTGGCGGCCGAAGCGCACCGGACCGGTGTCCCGGTGATGCGTCCGATGCTGCTCGAATTCCCCGAAGACCCCAACACACGCCCGCTGGACCGCCAGTACATGCTCGGTCCCGACCTCCTGGTGGCGCCGGTCTTCACAGCGGACGGCGACGTGGAGTACTACGTGCCCGAGGGGACCTGGACCCACCTGCTGACCGGCGAGAAGGTCACCGGTCCGGTGTGGCGCCACGAGACGCACGGCTTCGACAGCCTGCCGCTGTACGTACGGCCCGGCACGGTGCTGCCGTGGAGCGGGGACGACCAGCGGCCGGACGGGGACTGGCTGACCGGACTGACACTGCGGGCCTTCGAACCCGCGGGAGTCACCGAGGTCACGGTTCCGGATCACTCGGGGGCGGTTGCTGTGCGGTTCCGCATCACACGGGAGGGGAGTGCCCTGCGGGCCGGCGCGGAGGGGACGGATCGTCCCTACCGGGTGGAGTGGGAGGGGGCCACCGCGGAGGGAACAGGCACGGTGACGGTGACAGCCGGGTAA
- a CDS encoding glycoside hydrolase family 3 C-terminal domain-containing protein — MTEHQPPFRDPQFPHSKRIDDLLARFTLDERIAMLHQFTPPVERLGVRAFRTGQEALHGVAWMGPATVFPQAVGLGASWNEDLVRRVGEAVGTEVRAMRARDERVGLNVWAPTVNLLRNPLWGRGEEGYSEDPSLTSAVAVAYTRGLRGDHPLYWRTAPVLKHWLAHNNETDRDTASASVRPRVLHEYDLRAFRDAVLAGSVAGVMPAYNLVNGRPNHVSPYIREQLRSWTDRHLVVCSDAGAPSNLVDSEHYFDTHEEATAAALKAGVDSFTDHGTDSSVITGRLRGALDQGLITESDIDTAVRRQLAMRFALGEFDPESDPYAGTGPDQGFDTPAHRALALEAAEQCAVLLKNDGLLPLAGGQRIAVVGLLADECKLDWYSGALIHRSTPVEGLRARFGADVVIHADGADRVRLRTAAGWLQVPACDTANEVSGADEGALDPALLAGRTDLPPLTCGDRPSELALVDWGGGVLTLRAADGRCLSVADDGFVRASADQPGGWIVQETFTLEEHGGGHLLKHTGTGRYVSVATGAARVADDGDVFGIETVESGTDAVARAAADADVVIVVAGNDPHINGRETEDRTTLALPPQQDRLWRTAHAANPRTVLVLCSSYPYAVPDADARLPALLWTAHGGQAAGTALARLLSGDVSPAGRLPQTWYASDAELPDLLDYDIIGSRQTYLYYRGTPLYAFGHGLSYTSFAYSPVRARCESDMVRAEFTVTNTGSVPSDEVAQLYARAVRPSVVRPARELVAHRRVRLAPGASERLAFEFPVSLLGHWDVAHGHWTVEPGTYELMAGASSADIRSTAALTLAGDPAGPRDVLAHGLAAADYDEQHATEIVDRARAAGDAVTPVHGAEGELVFRRCDFGTRATGVTVEASGRGAVELTLPGSTVTFPVTTGGVYAYMTAAAEFEASGVHDVRVRLRGPVRCARFDFSG, encoded by the coding sequence GTGACCGAGCACCAGCCGCCCTTCCGTGACCCGCAGTTCCCGCACAGCAAGCGCATCGACGATCTGCTCGCGCGGTTCACACTCGATGAGCGGATCGCGATGCTGCATCAGTTCACGCCCCCCGTCGAGCGACTCGGCGTGCGCGCCTTCCGTACCGGGCAGGAGGCCCTGCACGGGGTGGCCTGGATGGGGCCGGCCACGGTCTTCCCGCAGGCCGTGGGGCTCGGTGCGAGCTGGAACGAGGACCTGGTGCGCCGGGTGGGCGAGGCGGTGGGCACCGAGGTTCGTGCCATGCGCGCCCGGGACGAGCGGGTCGGGCTCAATGTATGGGCGCCGACAGTGAATCTGTTGCGCAACCCGCTCTGGGGGAGGGGTGAGGAGGGGTACTCCGAGGACCCGTCCCTCACATCGGCGGTCGCCGTCGCCTACACCCGGGGGCTGCGCGGCGACCATCCTCTGTACTGGCGCACAGCGCCCGTACTCAAGCACTGGCTCGCGCACAACAACGAGACCGACCGGGACACCGCATCGGCATCGGTGCGCCCGCGGGTGCTCCACGAGTACGACCTCAGGGCGTTCCGCGATGCGGTACTGGCCGGCTCGGTGGCCGGTGTCATGCCGGCGTACAACCTCGTCAACGGGCGGCCCAACCATGTGTCCCCCTACATCCGCGAGCAGCTGCGCTCCTGGACCGACCGGCATCTCGTGGTCTGCTCCGATGCGGGCGCGCCGTCGAACCTCGTCGACTCCGAGCACTACTTCGACACCCATGAGGAAGCCACGGCCGCCGCTCTCAAGGCCGGGGTGGACAGCTTCACCGACCACGGCACCGACTCCTCGGTCATCACCGGCCGGCTCCGCGGCGCCCTCGATCAGGGACTGATCACCGAGTCCGACATCGACACCGCCGTGCGCAGACAACTCGCCATGCGCTTCGCGCTGGGGGAGTTCGACCCCGAATCCGACCCCTATGCCGGAACCGGCCCGGACCAGGGCTTCGACACCCCCGCGCACCGTGCGCTCGCCCTCGAGGCCGCGGAGCAGTGCGCCGTACTGCTGAAGAACGACGGCCTGCTGCCACTCGCCGGCGGACAGCGGATCGCGGTGGTCGGCCTCCTCGCCGACGAGTGCAAACTCGACTGGTACAGCGGCGCACTCATCCACCGCTCCACACCCGTGGAGGGGCTGCGGGCCCGCTTCGGTGCCGACGTGGTGATCCACGCCGACGGCGCCGACCGGGTCCGGCTGAGGACCGCGGCCGGCTGGCTCCAGGTACCCGCCTGCGACACCGCGAACGAGGTGTCCGGAGCCGATGAGGGCGCGCTCGATCCGGCGCTGCTCGCGGGCCGAACCGATCTGCCTCCGCTGACCTGCGGTGACCGGCCTTCCGAGCTGGCGCTCGTCGACTGGGGCGGTGGTGTGCTCACCTTGCGGGCTGCCGACGGACGCTGTCTCTCGGTGGCGGACGACGGATTCGTCCGGGCCTCCGCCGATCAGCCCGGGGGCTGGATCGTGCAGGAGACGTTCACGCTGGAGGAGCATGGCGGCGGCCACCTCCTCAAGCACACCGGGACCGGGCGTTACGTCTCTGTCGCCACCGGGGCGGCAAGGGTTGCCGACGACGGCGATGTTTTCGGCATCGAGACGGTCGAGAGCGGTACCGATGCGGTGGCACGGGCAGCGGCGGACGCGGACGTGGTGATCGTGGTCGCGGGGAACGACCCGCACATCAACGGCCGGGAGACCGAGGACCGCACCACGCTGGCCCTCCCGCCACAGCAGGACCGCCTCTGGCGTACCGCTCACGCGGCGAATCCGCGCACCGTGCTGGTGCTCTGCTCGTCCTATCCCTACGCGGTGCCGGACGCGGACGCCCGACTGCCCGCTCTGCTGTGGACCGCACACGGCGGTCAGGCGGCGGGCACGGCGCTGGCACGGCTGCTGTCAGGCGACGTCTCCCCGGCCGGGCGGCTGCCGCAGACCTGGTACGCGTCGGACGCGGAGCTGCCTGACCTGCTGGACTACGACATCATCGGCTCGCGCCAGACCTACCTGTACTACCGGGGCACGCCGCTCTACGCGTTCGGGCACGGGCTCTCCTACACGTCCTTCGCCTATTCGCCTGTGCGCGCCAGGTGCGAAAGCGACATGGTGCGAGCCGAGTTCACCGTCACCAACACGGGCTCCGTGCCGTCCGACGAGGTGGCACAGCTCTACGCCCGCGCCGTGCGGCCCTCCGTGGTACGCCCTGCCCGGGAGCTCGTCGCCCACCGCAGGGTCCGGCTCGCGCCGGGCGCCTCGGAGCGGCTCGCGTTCGAGTTCCCGGTCTCCCTGCTCGGCCACTGGGATGTGGCGCACGGACACTGGACGGTCGAACCGGGGACGTACGAACTCATGGCCGGTGCATCGAGCGCCGACATCCGTTCCACGGCTGCCCTGACCCTGGCCGGAGACCCGGCCGGACCGCGGGACGTGCTGGCCCACGGGCTGGCGGCGGCCGACTACGACGAACAGCACGCCACGGAGATCGTGGACCGCGCCAGGGCAGCCGGCGACGCGGTGACACCGGTGCACGGGGCCGAGGGCGAACTCGTCTTCCGGCGGTGCGACTTCGGAACCCGGGCAACGGGCGTCACCGTCGAGGCGTCCGGGCGGGGTGCCGTCGAGCTCACGCTGCCGGGCAGCACGGTGACGTTCCCCGTCACGACGGGCGGCGTCTACGCGTACATGACTGCGGCAGCGGAGTTCGAGGCGTCCGGTGTGCACGATGTACGTGTGAGGCTGCGCGGGCCCGTGAGGTGTGCGCGTTTCGATTTCTCCGGCTGA